AATGGTAAACCTTTGATTTTTTATTCTCTCCATACTGCCGATAAATTTGCTCAGGAAGTTACCGGGGTTGATATTGTTTTGTCAACCGATGATGAAGAAATAAAGAATACAGTAAGCACTTTAGGATTTAATGTTGATACTGAATACACGAGACCTGAGTTTTTGGCCTCTGATACTGCTGGTAAAATCGATGCTATTCAAGATGTTTTAAGCTATTTTGAACAAAAAAATAACAAAAAATACGAGTATGTTATCGATCTGGATGTAACTTCTCCTTTGAGAACCGTTAGCGATCTTCAGGAAGCATTTCTATTACTCAGGAATGATCCCAATGCTTATAATATTTTTTCTGTAAGTCCTGCAAACAGAAATCCATATTTTAATATGGTTGAGGAAAACGAAAATGGATACTATGCGACTTGTAAACAAGGTTCCTTCCTGACGAGGCAGTCTGCTCCGAAGGTATATGATATGAACGCTTCGTTTTACATTTATAGTGCATCTTTTTTTGAGAATCAACTAAAGAAGGCCATCACGGAAAAATCTTTGATTTACGAAGTGCCTCATTTATGTTTTGATCTGGATCATCCGATTGATTTTTTAATGATGTCGTTTCTTATGGAAAATAATAAATTAGATTTTCTATTATAATGAATGTATTAATTGTCGGCCTAGGATCAATTGCTCAGAAGCACATTAATGCTTTAAGGAAAATTTCCACGGCCATATCTTTCTTTGCATTAAGATCTTCCACTAAAGCCGTCAAGGTTGATGGAGTTTCAGATATTTACGATATTTCTGTCATTCCTTCATTATCCATTGATTTTGCTATTATATCTAATCCGACAGCCTTTCATAAACAAGCGGTTTCAGCGCTGATTCCTTTTAAAATTCCTCTTTTTATTGAAAAGCCGGTTTTTGATCGATTGGAAGTAGCTGAACTTTTACAGGAAATAAAGAAGAATAACATCATTACCTATGTTGCCTGCAACCTGCGTTTCCTTGGTTGCCTGGTATTTTTGAAGGAATTTTTGAAAGGTAAACGTATTAATGAGGTGAATAGTTATTGCGGCTCTTATTTGCCCGACTGGAGGCCTGAAAAGGACTTCCGGACGGTCTATAGTGCGAATAAGGAAATGGGGGGAGGAGTACATATAGATCTCATTCATGAGATCGATTACTTGTACTGGTTGTTTAATGCTCCTGTAGATGTGTTCGTGACAAAGAGCAACAGATCTTCATTGAATATCTCAGCAGTGGATTATGCCAATTACATACTTTCGTATCCACAATATCATGTAAGTGTTGTACTTAACTATTACCGTAGAGATCCAAAACGGAGTTTAGAAGTGCTATTGGAAAGCGGTACGGTTTATGTCGACCTGCTTCAGAATACGGTTACTTTCCAAAATGAAATCATTTATTCTTCTGATAAGAGTGTATTGGATACCTATGAGGATCAGCTCACTTTCTTTACTGAGGAGATTTTGAAGAATAACGCAAAATTTAACACAATTGACGAAGCTTTTGAAGTATTGAAATTATGTATAACGAACGACTAAAAGATAAAATAGTAATTGTTACTGGTGGAAGCGGCTTAATTGGTAAACCGATTGTGGCTCATATGAAGCAAAATGGGGCAGTAGTTATTAATGCTGAGATCAATGTCGAAACGGATTGGATAGAAGGGAATTATAACTGCGATGTGACTGACGAAACCAGCATTGCAAAGCTAATTGATGATGTGGTTGGGAAATTTGGAAGAATTGATGGCCTGGTTAATAATGCCTATCCCAGAACAAAAGATTGGGGTACTAAATTTGAAGATATTGAATTAAAATCCTGGCAGCAAAATGTAGACATGCAGATGAATGCTGTTTTCTTTATTTGTCAAAAAGTTCTCGCTCAGATGAAACTGCAACAATCAGGAGCCATTGTTAATATCTCTTCTATTTATGGAGTTGTTGGGAACGATTTTACAATTTATGAAGGATATGGAGGAACTTCTCCGGCTGCTTATTCTGCTATTAAAGGTGGAATAATAAATTTTTCCAGATACCTGTCCTCTTATTTTGGTAAAGATAATATTAGAATAAACTGCGTTTCTCCCGGTGGGATAAAAGATGCACAACATCCGTCTTTCATAGAAAGATATGAATATAAATCTCCATTAAAACGAATGGGAAGGCCTGAAGAGATTGCTCCTGCTGTTACCTTCCTGATATCTGATGAATCTTCATTTATCACGGGACATAATTTAATGGTCGATGGGGGCTGGACTGCAATTTAAGGTAAAATGGGACTATTTAAACAAATTAAATTTTGGAATAATGCGGACAGGATAGGTCCTGATATGTTATCTACATATTGGAAACTATTTTTTAAAAAGAGCATGCTGAAGTTGTGTAAACGCAAATTTCAATATTTTGCAGATACCGCAGAAGTTCGTCCGGGATCTTATATTGTAGGCTGTTCGAAGATTTCAATGGGGGATAGGGTTGTTATAAGACCAGGTTGTATGATTCATGGGGCATCCTCCAACCTGAACTTATCAATAGAAATTCAGAGTGGTGCAATGCTAGGCTCAGGCTGCCATATTTACGTTTCAAACCATACTTTTTCAAATCCGGATATTCCGATTATAGATCAGGGGCATGATGATTCTTTGCCTGTTATAATTAAAAAAGGTGCCTGGCTGGGGGCCAATGTAGTGGTATTACCCGGTGTTACAATCGGAGAAAATTCAGTAATAGCAGCGGGCGCTGTCGTTACCAAGTCTATCCCAGATAGAGTTGTAGCCGCAGGAGTACCGGCAAAAGTGATTAAAAAGATAGAGAACCTTCGTCAATTATAATGCTAAAAAAGGAAAGCTTAAAATTTAACCTCGCGATGAATATGATAAGAACAGGATCTAATCTCCTGTTTCCTATTGTCGTATTTCCTTATGTCGTTCGTGTTCTTGGCGTAGAAGGTATCAGTTTATATGATACTGCCAATTCGTTAATCGGCTATTTAACCATTATAGCATCTCTTGGAGTAGGAATTTATGGTGTCAGAGAAATCGGCAGGGTAAAAGAGGATAGTGTAAAGAGGTCAACAGCATTGAAAGAGTTGTTAACAATTAATACACTGGCTGCGATAGTTACTTATGTCTTTTTACTGTTTTTTCTCTATTTCTCGGATAACCAGCATCTGAATACAAAGGTTGTGCTGGTTTTGAGTTTGCTTATTTTTTTTACTTCGTTAAGCGCGGACTGGTATTTTGTCGGTGTTGAAAAGCAGGCATTTATTACGATTCGGGGAGTAATTATAAAAGTAGTTATCGTAATGATGGTATTTCTGTTTGTTAATGATAAATCAGATCTTCTCATCTATGCTACATTAATGATGCTTTTAATTGCGATAACCAGTTTGGTGAATATCTACTTTTTAGTTCCTGTATTTAAGGTAAAAGCTGTTGATTTCAATTTAAAGAAGCATATAGGACCAATGGTTAGTTCTTTATTGATCAATTCCTGCGTAAGCTATTTCGGGTTACTTGACGTGGTAATCCTAAGTGAAATGGGGGCCGGAGATGAAATTGCTTATTATACCTTACCTCTTCGGGTTTTTAAAATTGTAAGTGTGGTTATCACCTCAACTTCAATGGTATTTCTACCTAGAGTGGCCGGACTATTGTCTTCTGATAAGACTGCGTTTGATAAGATAAACAGGGAATCAATAAGTTTTATTCTATTTACGAGTCTTGGTTTTGCATTGTTCTTGTTTACATTCTCGGGTAAAATAATACAACTATTCGGAGGGACACAATTTGCTGACAGTGCGCTGTCTTTGAAGGTTTTAGCTTTTACATTGATTGGAGCTTGTTTTACGAATTTAATGACCTTTCAGGTATTTTATTCTCAACAGAAGTCTAAGGCGATTAACCTGTTCTATTTGAGTTGTATTGTCCTTAATATTTTGATAATTGTTTTGGGATATAAACATTTCGGTTATATCATTATAGCTTATTCTTATTTAGCCTCAATTTTCATTTTAGCTCTTTTGCAAGGGTTATATAATCGTTTTTATACTAAGAATATGCTTTTTGAAGTAGAGCAGCTCAAGTATATATTGGCATTTGCTCTCTCTATCTTATTGAGTTTGTTGATTAAGAATGTGTATCTCTCTACCGTTATATCGGCAATTACTTATTTGCTCATCTTAAAATTGACTAAAGAAAAGCTCGTGTTTGGTCTATTGGACAGTAAGCTGCTTAAAAGAAATAAAAAATGAAAAATCTAGATATATTATATGGTTCCAGTCTGAAGCTGGTTCATGGGGTAAATAAGGTAACTGAATCGTTGCTGGTGGGAAAGCGCATTTTTGAGACTTCAGGAATTAAACTGAGAAAGATTTACGCCAGTGATGCAATAATCAATTGTTCTCGGGAAGATAAATTACCAATTGGACAATTTGGCAATGCTAGTGTAAATAGTCTCAGCCGTAAAATAAGGGTGTTTTTGAAAACCAGGCTATTGGTTGGAATACCTTTTCTGGTTTACCTGAGGTATTTAATCACCGTAATGGCACCTGCAAAGAAAGTGGTCGCAGGGTATTTATCGAATCAGGAAGAACCTGCAGATCTGATCCTATTTCAGGATTTTAATACGGCCTATCATTATCTCCGGAAGAGGGAAAATCTACAAATTAAAACGGCAATAATTTCTCATAGTACTGAGGATTTATTTCATCAGCTGGCCTTATCATACCCTGAATTTTCCGGGACTGTATTTGAATCAAAAATCAGAGAAAAGCAGTCTTACGTACTGGAGAATATTGATAAAATAATTTTTGTATCCAAACAGCCGGTAGAAGAGTTCCGGCTAAAGTACGGAGATAAAGTTGATTTTGTATACAACGGACTGGAGGATATATCTTACCGGGGGCATCAGAGTAAGAACCACGGTACCGGTAATGTTAGTTTTATCTGTGTTGGATCAATTTCTGAGCGAAAAGGACAGGACATTCTTATTGAAGCGATGAAGCTGGTGACTCCAGAACTGAGAGCGAAGGCAAAAGTTTATTTTGTTGGAGAAGGTGATCTGAAAAATGAACTGAAAAGAAGGGTAAATGAATATGGCCTTGACCAGAATTTTGAATTTTTGGGACTTAGGAGTGACGTTAAAGATTTGCTAACAGAAGTAGATTGTTACGTCCTTCCAAGTAGAAACGAAGGATTGCCTATTGCAATTATTGAAGCTTTAAGGGAAGGCCTTTATATTATTGCGTCTGACGTTGGTGGAATTCCGGAAATGTTGAACGAAGCGTATTCCAAGCTGGTTAAACCGGAAGCAAATGAACTTAAAAATGCTTTGGAGGATGTTTTAAAAGGGGAAGTAAATTTCGAGGCAAATTCACTTAAGGCAAGACAAGCTTTCTTAGAGATTTTTTCATTGAATATTATGATTGATAAGTATGCATCGATCTTAAATAAATTATAATGAATATGATCGAAAAGAGCCTGGTAACTTCGTATAAAAAAGGAATTGACAATCAGGAGTATATTTATAGCATAGTAGACGTAAAGAGAAATCTCGTTTTTGAGATTAAAAGAAACTGTTTGGTGTTTTTTTTCTTTTTATTCAGTCGCAGAAATAAAAGCCTTGATCGGAATAAATTTAAAATTATAAATGGAGCTCATCAGAATCGAATTTTATCCGAAGCTGAAGGAACTCCTGTTCTGATTGGTTCTAGTCTTGTAAATATCTCTAAAACCACATTGTCAGGCAGTCTATTCTCTTTTTTTAGTTTACGTGAAATATCAGGATTATTCTTTTCATCATTGAGTTTGTATATAAAGGCAAACCGACGGGGCTTTCCTGCTGATGCGCTTGAGTTTACGGCTATTCAGAAAATGTTCAGGAAATTTTCGCCCGTATCTATTGAAATTTCGGGCCATTTCGATAGATATTCCACATGGATTGGATACCTCGCCGAAGCATACAACAGCAACCTGACTATTTCGCAACATGGATGTGTTGCCAGTGAGGCCCTTCCGTATAAAATACCCTGTACCTCTCTGAAAGCTTTTAACGAGGATGAAGCCAGGTGCTTCGAACAATATATCATAGAAAAAAGAAATGGATTTTTGCTGACAATCAAGGGGTTGTATTCGGCGGTTAAGTTTGTGAAATTTGATAACCAATCGAATCAGAAGCTAATTGCTATTCCAACTGGCGTAGACCACTTAAAGGAGGGAATGGTAGAGGTGATAAAAGGAATAAGAAAATCAGATGCTAATGCGATTATCTTTCTTTATATTCATCCGACTGGTGATCTTAATAATTTCGCTGCATTGAAGCAATATGACGTTGTTTTTTGTCGAAAAGAAAGGTATGAGAATATTGATATATTAATCACCTATTTTTCTTCCCTTGTTTACGATTATCAGTCTATTGGTTTTAAAGGCAGAATCATCTGTTTTCAAGATGATCAGACAATAAACAGGATTCCGGCGATGTTTAGTAATGAGAATGTACATCTTTGTACTTCTGTTAACAAAATTCTAGAATATGTTAGCTAAGGCGTATTTTAACATAAGGAATACCGGGTTTGTAGTAGCAAGCATGTTTGTCTTCATATTATTAATTGAATATGTTTCTCTTATTTTTTTTGATGACTTAGGTGATGGTTTTCTTAAATTGTTAGAAGGGCAATTATTAGTCATTTACCTTTTTGCTATTTTTTTTGCAATTCGCCTCGTTGGATTGTGGCATTTATTTACCATGTTTTTATTGACGTTTGGCCTCTTTCTGTTAAGCAGGCCAATATTGGATGTTTTGGGCTATCAGTATTCCTATATTGTTGAGTCACTCGTACAGGTAGACGTTCCAATGTTGATACGAATTGAAATTGTAATGGTGCTCAGCTGCTCAATTCTAATTTTTCAAATTTGCTTTTTGTATTTTGTCAGGTTTGAAGACGTTAATTTTAGCCTCCCAAGCTTGAAGACAGACCAGAACTTAATCAGTCTTGGTAAATTTCTGATGATTTCTTCTTCTCCCCTGGTTCTATTCCGGTCTTATCAGCAAATTATGCTCATAAAAACCTTAGGATACGGGGCTTTATTTTCCGGTGAAGTACAACAAGCCGATATGAATCCAATTGTCAGGTTATCGATCACTTTCTTTAGTATAGGCTATTATTTTATCATAGGAGGTAAGCCCTCTAAAAAGAAATTTATTGGCTATTCGTTCTTTTACCTGGGACTATCGATGCTTAATCTGATTATTGGTTCAAGGATGGGGATTGTATTGAATGTGCTGTTTATTCTGTGGTATCTGCATGCTGTATACGGCCAGAAATTTAAATTCAAGAAAATCTTTCTCTATTTTACTGTTGCCATCATTTGTCTTCAGGTCGTTGCACTTAAGAGAATTAGCAGTGAAGTTGATATGGGGATAGGTGAAATGATCTTTTCATTCTTTTCTTTCCAGGGGATCAGTATGATTACGCTCGCAATTTATATTCAATATGGGAGCACATTTGTGGCACATACGGTTCCATATGTTTTGGACCCGCTATATTATGGTATCAATGTCATATTTAATCCCTGGTTATTACGAGCTGGTCAGAGTGTTGAAACGATTGCTGTAAGAAGTGATTTTGGACACCATTTAACCTACTCCATGAATGAGAATTATTACTTAAGCGGATTTTCGTTAGGAACCTCATTTATTTCAGAACTCTATGAGTTCGGGATTTTTGGTGTGCTTTTTGGATGTGTTCTGTTAACTTGGTTAATCACCTACTTTTCCAGAAAAGTTAAGGTGAGTAAGTATTTGCTGATATTCTCTATGCTAATTGTATCACATGTACTTTCAACGCCGAGAGGTAACTTTTTTTATAATACTTACATCCTCTTTAGGCTTATCCTAATGATGATCATAATATATTATATATATATTTTATTTAAAAAGATAAAAAATCAGCTCTCAACCAATGGACAGAAGGTCCTGGATTAAAATCGGGAATGATTATTTATAAAAAATTAGAGTGTTTTTTTAACAAATATGATGAATAATGATTAAGCTTTGTTCTTTTTCAATCTTACTGCTCTCCTTAATAAGTGGCGGTAATCTCATTTCAGAAATGAAATCCCCTGCTTCTTTAAATTCAACGTTTTCTTCATCAGCAAGCGGGAAAAGATTAACTAATCAAAAGATAGTTAATGTAAAAGATGCCGGAGCGAAGGGAAATAGTGCAGATGATGACCTGTTGATTATACAAAAAGTTTTAGATCTCATAGAGCAATCGGGTGGGGGTGAAATCATCATTCCTAAATCCGTTGGGAATTATATGATATCTAATACCCTGTATGTAGGCTCTAACACTACAATTACCTTTACTGGAAACAGTTATTTTAAACTTTCCCGCTATACGACTGTTGGCACCATGTTTCGCAATAAAC
This region of Pedobacter steynii genomic DNA includes:
- a CDS encoding cytidylyltransferase domain-containing protein; amino-acid sequence: MSILITICARGGSKGIPGKNIKMLNGKPLIFYSLHTADKFAQEVTGVDIVLSTDDEEIKNTVSTLGFNVDTEYTRPEFLASDTAGKIDAIQDVLSYFEQKNNKKYEYVIDLDVTSPLRTVSDLQEAFLLLRNDPNAYNIFSVSPANRNPYFNMVEENENGYYATCKQGSFLTRQSAPKVYDMNASFYIYSASFFENQLKKAITEKSLIYEVPHLCFDLDHPIDFLMMSFLMENNKLDFLL
- a CDS encoding Gfo/Idh/MocA family protein; translation: MNVLIVGLGSIAQKHINALRKISTAISFFALRSSTKAVKVDGVSDIYDISVIPSLSIDFAIISNPTAFHKQAVSALIPFKIPLFIEKPVFDRLEVAELLQEIKKNNIITYVACNLRFLGCLVFLKEFLKGKRINEVNSYCGSYLPDWRPEKDFRTVYSANKEMGGGVHIDLIHEIDYLYWLFNAPVDVFVTKSNRSSLNISAVDYANYILSYPQYHVSVVLNYYRRDPKRSLEVLLESGTVYVDLLQNTVTFQNEIIYSSDKSVLDTYEDQLTFFTEEILKNNAKFNTIDEAFEVLKLCITND
- a CDS encoding SDR family oxidoreductase, whose product is MYNERLKDKIVIVTGGSGLIGKPIVAHMKQNGAVVINAEINVETDWIEGNYNCDVTDETSIAKLIDDVVGKFGRIDGLVNNAYPRTKDWGTKFEDIELKSWQQNVDMQMNAVFFICQKVLAQMKLQQSGAIVNISSIYGVVGNDFTIYEGYGGTSPAAYSAIKGGIINFSRYLSSYFGKDNIRINCVSPGGIKDAQHPSFIERYEYKSPLKRMGRPEEIAPAVTFLISDESSFITGHNLMVDGGWTAI
- a CDS encoding acyltransferase; translation: MGLFKQIKFWNNADRIGPDMLSTYWKLFFKKSMLKLCKRKFQYFADTAEVRPGSYIVGCSKISMGDRVVIRPGCMIHGASSNLNLSIEIQSGAMLGSGCHIYVSNHTFSNPDIPIIDQGHDDSLPVIIKKGAWLGANVVVLPGVTIGENSVIAAGAVVTKSIPDRVVAAGVPAKVIKKIENLRQL
- a CDS encoding oligosaccharide flippase family protein, whose translation is MNMIRTGSNLLFPIVVFPYVVRVLGVEGISLYDTANSLIGYLTIIASLGVGIYGVREIGRVKEDSVKRSTALKELLTINTLAAIVTYVFLLFFLYFSDNQHLNTKVVLVLSLLIFFTSLSADWYFVGVEKQAFITIRGVIIKVVIVMMVFLFVNDKSDLLIYATLMMLLIAITSLVNIYFLVPVFKVKAVDFNLKKHIGPMVSSLLINSCVSYFGLLDVVILSEMGAGDEIAYYTLPLRVFKIVSVVITSTSMVFLPRVAGLLSSDKTAFDKINRESISFILFTSLGFALFLFTFSGKIIQLFGGTQFADSALSLKVLAFTLIGACFTNLMTFQVFYSQQKSKAINLFYLSCIVLNILIIVLGYKHFGYIIIAYSYLASIFILALLQGLYNRFYTKNMLFEVEQLKYILAFALSILLSLLIKNVYLSTVISAITYLLILKLTKEKLVFGLLDSKLLKRNKK
- a CDS encoding glycosyltransferase family 4 protein, which codes for MKNLDILYGSSLKLVHGVNKVTESLLVGKRIFETSGIKLRKIYASDAIINCSREDKLPIGQFGNASVNSLSRKIRVFLKTRLLVGIPFLVYLRYLITVMAPAKKVVAGYLSNQEEPADLILFQDFNTAYHYLRKRENLQIKTAIISHSTEDLFHQLALSYPEFSGTVFESKIREKQSYVLENIDKIIFVSKQPVEEFRLKYGDKVDFVYNGLEDISYRGHQSKNHGTGNVSFICVGSISERKGQDILIEAMKLVTPELRAKAKVYFVGEGDLKNELKRRVNEYGLDQNFEFLGLRSDVKDLLTEVDCYVLPSRNEGLPIAIIEALREGLYIIASDVGGIPEMLNEAYSKLVKPEANELKNALEDVLKGEVNFEANSLKARQAFLEIFSLNIMIDKYASILNKL
- the wzy gene encoding O-antigen polysaccharide polymerase Wzy, whose translation is MFVFILLIEYVSLIFFDDLGDGFLKLLEGQLLVIYLFAIFFAIRLVGLWHLFTMFLLTFGLFLLSRPILDVLGYQYSYIVESLVQVDVPMLIRIEIVMVLSCSILIFQICFLYFVRFEDVNFSLPSLKTDQNLISLGKFLMISSSPLVLFRSYQQIMLIKTLGYGALFSGEVQQADMNPIVRLSITFFSIGYYFIIGGKPSKKKFIGYSFFYLGLSMLNLIIGSRMGIVLNVLFILWYLHAVYGQKFKFKKIFLYFTVAIICLQVVALKRISSEVDMGIGEMIFSFFSFQGISMITLAIYIQYGSTFVAHTVPYVLDPLYYGINVIFNPWLLRAGQSVETIAVRSDFGHHLTYSMNENYYLSGFSLGTSFISELYEFGIFGVLFGCVLLTWLITYFSRKVKVSKYLLIFSMLIVSHVLSTPRGNFFYNTYILFRLILMMIIIYYIYILFKKIKNQLSTNGQKVLD